The genomic segment TGCAGAACTTGAACGCAACCTACTACGTAGTAACTTCAAAACTTCTACAATCAATCAAGCTAAACAGTTTGCAAGCAGCTCTAAAACGTTCAAAAGATATCTACCAGAAATCGAACTTATTCAAGAGATCACAAAAGCTAAAAATTTTGATTGTACAAAACTCAAGAGTAATCAAGATAGACCTTGGGGAAATAATCTTACTATTAAAACAAGAAGCTACTGCTATCAGATCCAATTATCTAAATTTTCTAAGCTAAAAAATATCAATGCGGATAAAAAGACATGGATTGCCAATACAATTAAGTTCTTTCTAGAGAATGACCAGTCAACTTTGGTAGACCTGCTAACAAAGCTTAATAGTAAAAGTGACTTGTTCAACCATTTACTAAATGAGACTGTAGAGATCTCGCTAGAAGAAGATATTACTCTTCCACAAAAACTACTTGATCTCATAGATATCAATTCAAAAATCACGAGTTTATTTCAAAAGAAACTTCCACTTTCAAGAAGAAATAAAATTATCCTAACAAAAGAATTCATCAAGCTTGCACGTTCTCTAGCAAACGAGGACACTCCTCCAGCACAGGCTGATTATCTCATATCTTTTCATAATTCTAACAAGCAATTTATATATCCAAAATCTGCTTGGAAGAGAGTGATCATTGCAGGACAAGACCTAAAGGATCGTGGATTTGAAAAACAGGCTTTTAAATTATTTAAGTACGCGATCTCAATTAGCCAAAACAATGACAATCGTAACGATGCTATTTTTCAAGCACTATGGATTTCACTATCTGAAAAGAAATTTAATGATACTCTTGGAATTATCAGTCAACTTAAGCTTGTAGAAGACTTTTCAAGATTAAGTTCAAAGAATAAGTTTTGGATTGCTTATTCACTTTATAAAGAAGGTGAATCTTCAATGTCTCAACATTTGTTTAACCTGCTGATCAAAAACAATCCATTGAATTATTACTCAATCATTGCTCAGAACTATGTACCACATATTGATGAAAAGTTTATGAAAAACAAGTTCAAGTCTCGTAGTCACACTCTACTGAAAATTAAAGATGGCGATCTTGCAAAGTCTGAGTTTAATAATTTGAATGAAATGCTTGTATGGAAAGAACTAAACTATTCATCTAAAGTCGATCGCTTCATTGCACATTTCTCAAGTCTTGAGGCAAATGATTTAATTTCTTCAAAAACATTATTAAATGATTACACAAAAGAAGAACTTGAAGAAGCAAAGCTTTATTTCTTTCTTGATGTCTTTAAAAATAATAATGACTATCTTTCTTCATTCAAATACCTATCTCGTATTATCGATAGTGATGATTACAATTTTAATAATCTAGATATCAGCTCGCTTTTCCCTACAAAGCACTTAACTACAATTAAGAATCATTCGGGTAATATTGATCCATTATTAGTTTTATCTATCATCAGACAAGAGTCTGCTTTCAATGAGAAAGCTCAATCTCATGTAGGCGCGCGTGGCTTAATGCAGTTAATGCCAAGTACAGCGAAGATGATGGGGCGTATCAGAAATAATGACGAGCTCTTCGTTCCTGCACAAAATATAAAATACGGTGTTAAATATCTAAACAAACTACTTAATAGATTTGAAGGAAACCTTATTTTAACTTTAAGTTCTTATAATGCTGGGCCGACTAAGGTTTCAAGATGGGTGAAAAATCGTTTTGTTCATGATGACCCGATTTTTCTTATTGAAGAGATTCCATATAAAGAAACAAGACTTTACGTAAAATTAATTTATAGAAATCTCTTCTTTTATAATCTGTTGGATAATAATTATATCTTCGATAAGAGTTTGAAAAATACTTTTAAAGTTGTTTCAAACTCTACCAAATTATCTAAACGTTAAATCTGAAGTGAATAACGTCACCATCTTTAACAACGTACTCTTTACCTTCCATACGGAGTTTTCCGGCTTCTTTAACTTTACCTTCAGTACCGTATGTGAATAGGTCTTCACAGTGATAAATTTCAGCTTTAATAAATCCTCTTTCAAAATCAGAATGAATTACACCAGCAGCTTCAGGAGCTTTAGCACCTGCTCTAAACGTCCATGCTCTTACTTCTTTAACACCTGCTGTGAAATATGTTCTTAGGCCTAGCATCTCGTATGCTGCCTTTGTTAGAGTTGCAAGACCAGTAGTCTCAATACCAGCAGCTTCCATAAATTCAGCTTTTTCTTCATCTGTATCTAAGCTTGCGATTTCTGACTCAAGCTTTCCACATATTTTCATTGATAAAGAGCCTTCATCTGCTGCGAATTTTTGTACGGCCTTAACATAGTCGTTATCTTCGAAAATTCCTTCTTCATCTACGTTACATAGATAAAGAACTTTTTTCAAAGTGATTAGGTTTAGGTCAGAGATTACATCCATATCTTCTTCAGAAAGACCTAGTGTTCTTGCTGATCTACCTTCTGCAAGTTCTTTTGCAAGTGTTTCAAGAATTGGTTGAGCAACCTTTGCTTTACTCGCTATCTCTTTATTTTGATTTTTCATTAACTTTGGAAGATTTGAAAGTTTTCTTTCAACTACTTCAAGGTCTGCAAGAGCTAGTTCCATGTTAATTGTTTCAATATCATCTACTGGATTAACTTCACCGTGCACGTGAATAACGTTTGAGTCATCAAAGCAACGAACAACGTGAACAATAGCGCTTACTTGTCTGATGTTACCAAGGAACTGATTACCAAGGCCTTCACCTTTAGATGCACCTTTAACAAGTCCTGCAATATCAACAAATTCAACCACAGTTGGAATTAGTTTTTCTGGTCCAATTATGTCTGCAATCTTTTGCATACGTTCATCACTTACGTTTACAATCCCTACGTTTGGTTCGATTGTACAAAATGGAAAGTTTGCAGCTTCAGCGGGTGCAGAAGTAATTGCTTGGAAGATTGTTGATTTACCAACATTTGGAAGTCCTACGATTCCACAATTTAACGCCATTTGGGCCCCTTTATTTCAATAAGTTTTTTTTGTTATATCTTTGAAGAGCAATAGTGAATCCACTTTTCATATAAGTTTCAATTGCTCTTACAGCTTTTTCTAAATATGTATCAATCGCGATAGCATCATCCCCATGATATCTGCCAAGTACCCAATCACTAACACTTCCGTGTTGGGGTCTACCGATGCCCATTCTTAATCTTTTAAAATTTTGATCACCATACTGAGCTGCAATTGACTTTAGTCCATTATGCCCAGCTAGGCCTCCCCCATCTTTGAATGCCACGACACCAAAATTAAGGTCAAGTTCATCATGAATTACGAGAATATCACTCTTATCAATCTTGAAGAAGTTTGCAAAAGGAATGACACATTCACCAGAAAGATTCATGTATGTTTGAGGCTTTAAAAAGTAAATTCTTTCCCCATCAAAATCATACTGGGCGTAAATCCCCTTATTTTTTTCTTTCCAGATTAGTTCATCATAGAATTTCAATTTTTCAAATACGTCCCAACCAATATTATGTCTTGTATGAGAATATTCTGAACCTGGATTTCCCAGGCCAACAATTAGTTTCGCCATTTAAAAACCTCAGATAAATAATGAACTGACCGAGTCGTTATTAAATGTTCTATGAATTGCTTTTGATAAAATATCTGCAACAGAGAGACATGTGATCTTTTCAATGCTCTTTGCTTCTTCTGTCAGTGGAATTGTATTTGTTACAATAATTCTATCGATTGCATCAGAGTTTTTAATTCTCTCAAGTGCTGGACCAGAAAAAACAGGGTGTGTAGCACAAGCAACAACACGACGAGCACCTTTATCTTTTAGCGCCTGGCAGGCTTCAACTAATGTTCCCGCAGTATCGATCATGTCATCGATAATAATACAATCCTTATCTTTAACATCACCGATGATATTCATCGCCTTCGCAATATTCTTCCCTGTGCGCCTCTTGTCGATCATCGCAATGTCTAGGTGACATTTCTTTGCATAATGTCTTACACGTTCAACACCACCAGCATCAGGAGATACGAATACCGTATTATCAGTTAAGAGCTCTTTCTTGATATAGTTCAGTAGTACTGGTGATGCAAAAATATTATCAAAAGGAATATTAAAGAAACCTTGAATCTGTCCTGCATGAAGATCCATCGTAATAACACGAGTTGCTCCCGCAACGGTTAGGATGTCGGCCACAAGCTTCGCTGTAATTGGCGTTCTTGGACTTGCCTTTCTATCTTGTCTTGAATAACCGTAATGTGGAATTACTGCAGTGATTGATTTTGCCGAAGCTCTTTTTAAGGCATCGATCATAATCAATAGTTCCATCAAACTATCATTCACAGGTGGGCATGTAGATTGAATTATAAATACATCTGCACCACGAACATTTTTTTCAATTTCACAGAATACTTCGCCATTAGCAAAACGAACCAATTGAGGATCAACCAGAGGAACATCTAATATAGTGGAGATATCTTTGGAAAGTTTGGGGTTAGAAGATCCCGAAACAAGGACTATTCTATTCACTTGGTCCCCCCAGGAAAAAATGGCTGGGGTGGAAGGACTTGAACCTTCGAATGGCAGAATCAAAATCTGCTGACTTAGCCACTTGTCGACACCCCAACAATGTGAATTATGGAAAAAATATACTCGCAGTTTTCACTTTTGACAAGACTATTTTTACTATAATTGACACAATGACGCACCCAACCTTCGGCCAGAGTACAATAATGATTCCTGAAATATTTTAAACGATGTATTCGATCCATATAATGGCAATGATTTTAGTTTATCACGACCCTCTTCTATACCTGTCCAAATCACATATGTGATATGCCCATCGTATCCCACAAACCAGTTATCAAACCCATTATTGGTAGTCCCTGTTTTCCCAAATATCTTAAATTGCGTAAGTTTATCTTTAACAACACGCCTTATCGTTGTTTTGCTTACGTCTGCAAGTGCCTCGAGTACACTATGTTCAGGCCTAGCACACTCAGTCTGTATCATTTCCCGGTATTTTTGGTTTAGCTCATTGATGCTGATTTCTGTTGTCCCTAGAAGCTGTGCTGGATACTCGGCTAATGGCTTTAACATTTCAGGAAAAATCTTTTCCATCTCTTTTTCAAATGTTTCAAAGCCAACCTTTTCGACCAGTCTAATTAAAGGATTATTGAACGACTCTTGAAGGGCCCTTCTAGCCGTAATCTCCTTTTCTTCAATCTCGTGTGATTCCCTCGGAGCCCAAGTCCCGGACTTCAACTTAAGCACCATTGGCTCCATCGAAACTTGGTCATCCAAGTTAATTCCTAAACCAACGAGTATACTGTAAAGTAGCGGCTTGATTGTACTACCAATCTGTTGCTTCTCATCCTTAATAGCTTTCTCTTTGTTTCGCTCAAATCTATTATAGTAGCTTAAAGTTATATTTTTATTACTTATTAAGAATTTTACCGATAGATCTGTTGATATCTCTTTTTTACTATCGAGAAGTTTTCGAGATTCTAATATTCCTTTGTACTTCAGATACTGCATGTCCGATTTATAATCTTCTGTAGCTAAATATATTGATTCAATATAGTTATCATTCTGAAGCACATTAAGCTTAATAACCCACTCTTCCCACTCTTTATCATTCCACTTAGTTTCAAAACCTCGATTGTACAAATTAAGGTCCTTTAGTTTCGAGTAAATAAAGTCTGCACGGTCACGCAATCGTTTTGTTTGTCTTATTGGATTATAATACGAAGGTCCCTTGAGCATAGACACCATTATCGCTGCTTCATACTGAGATAGAAGCTCAATATCTTTACCAAAGTATGTTAGCGCAGCTGCCTGAATCCCTTTGATATAAATACCATTGATACTACCCCAGAATACTTCATTGAAATAGTTTTCTAATATTGTTGTCTTATCAAATTTGAGTTCAATATAGATCGCAAGAATAGCTTCTTTAACT from the Bacteriovorax sp. Seq25_V genome contains:
- the pth gene encoding aminoacyl-tRNA hydrolase; the protein is MAKLIVGLGNPGSEYSHTRHNIGWDVFEKLKFYDELIWKEKNKGIYAQYDFDGERIYFLKPQTYMNLSGECVIPFANFFKIDKSDILVIHDELDLNFGVVAFKDGGGLAGHNGLKSIAAQYGDQNFKRLRMGIGRPQHGSVSDWVLGRYHGDDAIAIDTYLEKAVRAIETYMKSGFTIALQRYNKKNLLK
- a CDS encoding ribose-phosphate pyrophosphokinase codes for the protein MNRIVLVSGSSNPKLSKDISTILDVPLVDPQLVRFANGEVFCEIEKNVRGADVFIIQSTCPPVNDSLMELLIMIDALKRASAKSITAVIPHYGYSRQDRKASPRTPITAKLVADILTVAGATRVITMDLHAGQIQGFFNIPFDNIFASPVLLNYIKKELLTDNTVFVSPDAGGVERVRHYAKKCHLDIAMIDKRRTGKNIAKAMNIIGDVKDKDCIIIDDMIDTAGTLVEACQALKDKGARRVVACATHPVFSGPALERIKNSDAIDRIIVTNTIPLTEEAKSIEKITCLSVADILSKAIHRTFNNDSVSSLFI
- a CDS encoding transglycosylase domain-containing protein, yielding MLRYVKIFSVVFVIITIAVGVAISNIIEESGVSDSLKETEITKKIIDINFEEGALLRETDFNVFRAFSNELKFDEVINKNLTLVDKNTLEVINDFTLANLRKNDCKSNRCVQYKVPFSKIPNVLSRGLIGIEDYRFLDHFGIDVVSILRAIVQDIKAGALVQGGSTLTQQLVKNLFFTNERKFKRKVKEAILAIYIELKFDKTTILENYFNEVFWGSINGIYIKGIQAAALTYFGKDIELLSQYEAAIMVSMLKGPSYYNPIRQTKRLRDRADFIYSKLKDLNLYNRGFETKWNDKEWEEWVIKLNVLQNDNYIESIYLATEDYKSDMQYLKYKGILESRKLLDSKKEISTDLSVKFLISNKNITLSYYNRFERNKEKAIKDEKQQIGSTIKPLLYSILVGLGINLDDQVSMEPMVLKLKSGTWAPRESHEIEEKEITARRALQESFNNPLIRLVEKVGFETFEKEMEKIFPEMLKPLAEYPAQLLGTTEISINELNQKYREMIQTECARPEHSVLEALADVSKTTIRRVVKDKLTQFKIFGKTGTTNNGFDNWFVGYDGHITYVIWTGIEEGRDKLKSLPLYGSNTSFKIFQESLLYSGRRLGASLCQL
- a CDS encoding lytic transglycosylase domain-containing protein, coding for MNLLKVALFSLSFSAAFAQLNNNDIQAAKYIAELERNLLRSNFKTSTINQAKQFASSSKTFKRYLPEIELIQEITKAKNFDCTKLKSNQDRPWGNNLTIKTRSYCYQIQLSKFSKLKNINADKKTWIANTIKFFLENDQSTLVDLLTKLNSKSDLFNHLLNETVEISLEEDITLPQKLLDLIDINSKITSLFQKKLPLSRRNKIILTKEFIKLARSLANEDTPPAQADYLISFHNSNKQFIYPKSAWKRVIIAGQDLKDRGFEKQAFKLFKYAISISQNNDNRNDAIFQALWISLSEKKFNDTLGIISQLKLVEDFSRLSSKNKFWIAYSLYKEGESSMSQHLFNLLIKNNPLNYYSIIAQNYVPHIDEKFMKNKFKSRSHTLLKIKDGDLAKSEFNNLNEMLVWKELNYSSKVDRFIAHFSSLEANDLISSKTLLNDYTKEELEEAKLYFFLDVFKNNNDYLSSFKYLSRIIDSDDYNFNNLDISSLFPTKHLTTIKNHSGNIDPLLVLSIIRQESAFNEKAQSHVGARGLMQLMPSTAKMMGRIRNNDELFVPAQNIKYGVKYLNKLLNRFEGNLILTLSSYNAGPTKVSRWVKNRFVHDDPIFLIEEIPYKETRLYVKLIYRNLFFYNLLDNNYIFDKSLKNTFKVVSNSTKLSKR
- the ychF gene encoding redox-regulated ATPase YchF, with amino-acid sequence MALNCGIVGLPNVGKSTIFQAITSAPAEAANFPFCTIEPNVGIVNVSDERMQKIADIIGPEKLIPTVVEFVDIAGLVKGASKGEGLGNQFLGNIRQVSAIVHVVRCFDDSNVIHVHGEVNPVDDIETINMELALADLEVVERKLSNLPKLMKNQNKEIASKAKVAQPILETLAKELAEGRSARTLGLSEEDMDVISDLNLITLKKVLYLCNVDEEGIFEDNDYVKAVQKFAADEGSLSMKICGKLESEIASLDTDEEKAEFMEAAGIETTGLATLTKAAYEMLGLRTYFTAGVKEVRAWTFRAGAKAPEAAGVIHSDFERGFIKAEIYHCEDLFTYGTEGKVKEAGKLRMEGKEYVVKDGDVIHFRFNV